Proteins found in one Synergistetes bacterium HGW-Synergistetes-1 genomic segment:
- a CDS encoding ATP-dependent RecD-like DNA helicase: protein MGYKGTQYSGDDKEIKELTGQIERITYSDAESGYAVLRIAVKGYPDLVTAVGTIASPAVGEVLSMKGLWTDHPKFGSQFKIVEYRSFAPSSIQGIEKYLGSGLIKGIGPSIAEKIVSLFGAEAFKILDTKPEKLLEIEGIGDKKAAAIHEAWLEQREMRGVMLFLQSYGIGTGYALRVFRHYGSASVQVLQENPYRLAVDIFGIGFVTADKIASSMGFSKESPLRIRAGVLHVINELTRDGHVFVPIEELTASAAEILSVSPELVEKGIEDGRLNQELIIEWYTDIEGKDDCAVYLPPFHYAEVHSAKNLCRILSSPFNGQYAAPDVVIPWVQQELGISFAGQQTEALKTALSSQVMVITGGPGTGKTTLIKAIIKIRSARGFRIMLAAPTGRAAKRMTEATGHEAKTIHRMLEYTGSSMAGGDFMKNETNTLDCDLLVVDEASMIDQILFHHLLKAIPKDASVVFVGDVDQLPSVGPGNVLKDIIDSGVCPVVHLKEIFRQGEESMIVVNAHKINSGEMPCFDDKSNGTSPCDFYFIEQNDPDKALEIIKELVTLRIPQKFGFDPVKDIQVLTPMHRGSVGTTRLNSELREVLNIQHGSKVQRMGRIVQEGDKVMQIRNNYEKDVYNGDIGTVLRIDGEESKVIVEMDSGRVSYDFSELDELIHAYAVSIHKSQGSEYPAVVIPIMTQHYMMLQRNLLYTGITRGKKLVVLVGTKKAVAIAVKNDKTRKRYTRLAGRLKDCLKG, encoded by the coding sequence ATGGGATACAAAGGAACGCAGTACTCCGGTGATGATAAGGAAATAAAAGAACTTACCGGTCAGATCGAACGCATAACATACAGTGATGCGGAGAGCGGCTATGCTGTTCTCCGCATAGCTGTGAAGGGTTATCCCGATCTGGTCACTGCTGTGGGTACTATTGCCTCTCCCGCAGTAGGAGAAGTGCTGAGTATGAAAGGTCTCTGGACAGACCATCCCAAATTCGGATCGCAGTTCAAAATAGTGGAATACAGATCATTTGCACCATCCTCAATCCAGGGTATAGAGAAGTATCTTGGCTCGGGTCTGATTAAAGGTATAGGTCCTTCGATAGCCGAAAAGATCGTCTCACTCTTCGGGGCTGAAGCTTTTAAGATACTGGACACCAAACCAGAAAAGCTGCTTGAAATTGAAGGTATAGGAGATAAGAAGGCAGCGGCCATACATGAAGCATGGCTTGAACAGAGAGAGATGCGCGGAGTAATGCTCTTCCTTCAGAGCTACGGCATCGGCACAGGTTATGCACTCAGAGTATTCAGACATTATGGGAGCGCCTCGGTCCAGGTGCTCCAGGAAAATCCATACAGGCTAGCTGTCGATATTTTCGGCATCGGTTTCGTGACTGCAGATAAGATAGCTTCCAGCATGGGATTCAGCAAAGAATCTCCTCTTCGTATAAGAGCAGGAGTGCTTCACGTAATAAATGAACTGACCAGGGACGGGCATGTCTTTGTACCGATAGAGGAGCTGACAGCATCAGCAGCTGAGATCCTTTCAGTCTCTCCGGAGCTGGTAGAAAAAGGTATAGAGGATGGCAGGCTCAATCAGGAACTTATTATCGAATGGTATACGGATATTGAAGGAAAGGATGACTGCGCAGTCTACCTTCCTCCCTTCCATTACGCGGAGGTCCATTCCGCGAAGAATCTATGCAGGATACTCTCATCACCGTTCAACGGACAGTATGCTGCCCCTGATGTAGTAATACCTTGGGTTCAGCAGGAGCTGGGCATAAGCTTCGCAGGGCAGCAGACCGAGGCACTGAAGACTGCTCTGAGCTCACAGGTAATGGTTATCACAGGCGGTCCCGGGACCGGGAAAACCACCCTGATAAAGGCGATAATCAAGATCAGGTCTGCGAGGGGTTTTCGCATAATGCTTGCTGCTCCTACAGGCAGAGCGGCCAAAAGGATGACAGAGGCGACAGGGCATGAGGCAAAAACGATCCATCGGATGCTTGAGTACACAGGAAGTTCAATGGCCGGCGGAGACTTCATGAAAAACGAGACAAACACCCTTGACTGTGACCTGCTGGTGGTGGACGAAGCTTCAATGATTGACCAGATACTGTTCCACCATCTCTTGAAAGCCATTCCTAAGGACGCATCTGTTGTGTTTGTCGGGGACGTAGACCAGCTTCCGTCAGTGGGCCCCGGAAATGTCCTTAAAGACATAATCGACTCCGGTGTGTGCCCTGTTGTCCACCTCAAAGAGATCTTCAGGCAGGGTGAAGAGAGCATGATAGTTGTAAATGCACATAAAATCAACAGCGGAGAGATGCCCTGCTTTGATGACAAAAGCAATGGAACTTCTCCCTGTGATTTTTATTTTATTGAGCAAAACGATCCTGACAAAGCTCTTGAAATAATAAAAGAACTAGTGACACTCAGGATCCCCCAGAAGTTCGGTTTCGATCCGGTAAAGGATATCCAGGTCCTTACCCCAATGCACAGGGGATCTGTCGGGACCACAAGGCTAAACTCAGAATTAAGGGAAGTCCTTAATATCCAACATGGATCAAAGGTCCAGAGGATGGGCAGGATAGTTCAGGAAGGCGACAAGGTCATGCAGATACGCAACAACTACGAAAAGGATGTTTACAACGGTGATATTGGGACAGTCCTCAGAATAGACGGTGAAGAGAGCAAAGTAATAGTCGAAATGGACAGCGGCCGTGTCTCATATGATTTTTCTGAGTTGGATGAGCTTATCCATGCCTATGCTGTTTCGATCCACAAATCTCAGGGATCAGAGTATCCCGCAGTTGTCATACCAATAATGACTCAGCATTACATGATGCTGCAGAGAAACCTTCTTTACACAGGCATAACAAGAGGTAAAAAGCTTGTCGTGCTTGTTGGAACAAAAAAAGCTGTTGCAATAGCGGTGAAGAACGACAAGACACGAAAGAGATACACCAGGCTTGCGGGGAGACTTAAAGACTGCCTGAAAGGCTGA
- a CDS encoding serine dehydratase subunit alpha family protein: protein MLTLKDFLAKEVRPALGCTDPGAVALAVARACKELPEREEVASVRVTVSGSIYKNGMAVGIPGTRGARGNAMAAAMGAICGDPDLGLEVLRKSTAKDVEKAEKWVRDERVTIYCDPDRSGVYVLASIFTPEHKSVCLVSGNYNHIEKVVVDGVTVMEDRSDPSVSSIGFEDDGFPQIFTEALKMADEIDDEDRKFLLSGIEMNIAVAEGGYKPSDVCSICGECVQGSRFGRTLKDIFALEECEDVALKIRSITAAAADARMSGILLPVMSSAGSGNHGITAILPIAVLAKHLKKTDDDIAKALAISHISTSFVKRRLGRMSVVCGCSVAAGAGSAAGMTYLMGGSEDQMADAMQLLLSNLAGMLCDGAKESCALKVSSASSEAYFAARWAVAGQRLGIPQGVFGSSIEETIENVAKVTREGMKNVDRVIIEILDQRHRPSAENF from the coding sequence ATGCTCACGCTTAAAGATTTCCTGGCAAAAGAGGTCAGACCGGCACTGGGGTGCACCGATCCGGGTGCAGTAGCTCTTGCTGTTGCCAGGGCATGTAAGGAACTGCCTGAAAGGGAAGAAGTGGCATCTGTTAGGGTCACAGTAAGCGGAAGCATTTATAAAAACGGTATGGCGGTAGGTATCCCGGGAACCAGAGGTGCAAGAGGCAACGCAATGGCTGCGGCAATGGGGGCTATCTGCGGAGATCCCGACCTGGGCCTTGAAGTTCTAAGGAAGAGCACGGCAAAAGATGTTGAAAAAGCTGAAAAATGGGTCCGGGACGAGAGGGTGACCATCTACTGCGATCCTGACAGGAGCGGAGTCTACGTGCTGGCCTCTATCTTTACACCCGAGCATAAGTCTGTATGTCTGGTCAGCGGGAATTATAACCACATAGAGAAAGTCGTTGTCGACGGAGTTACCGTAATGGAAGACAGATCAGACCCTTCAGTCTCATCGATAGGTTTTGAAGATGACGGTTTTCCACAGATATTTACAGAAGCCCTCAAAATGGCTGACGAGATAGATGATGAAGACAGGAAATTCCTCCTTTCCGGAATAGAAATGAACATAGCAGTCGCAGAAGGAGGATACAAACCCAGTGACGTATGTTCGATCTGTGGGGAATGTGTCCAGGGCAGCAGGTTCGGAAGGACCCTCAAGGATATTTTCGCTTTGGAAGAGTGCGAAGATGTAGCACTGAAGATAAGAAGCATAACTGCCGCGGCAGCGGATGCAAGGATGTCTGGCATACTGCTTCCTGTAATGAGCAGTGCCGGAAGCGGAAACCATGGGATCACTGCTATCCTCCCCATAGCGGTTTTGGCCAAACACCTGAAAAAAACTGACGATGACATAGCGAAGGCACTTGCCATCAGCCACATATCAACCAGCTTTGTAAAAAGACGCCTTGGACGCATGTCCGTTGTCTGCGGATGCTCTGTAGCTGCCGGAGCAGGTTCTGCAGCAGGCATGACTTACTTGATGGGCGGTTCTGAAGACCAGATGGCCGATGCAATGCAGCTGCTGCTTTCAAACCTTGCAGGCATGCTTTGTGACGGAGCAAAGGAAAGCTGTGCCCTTAAAGTCAGTTCTGCCTCATCCGAGGCGTATTTTGCAGCCAGGTGGGCTGTCGCAGGCCAAAGACTGGGGATACCGCAGGGTGTTTTTGGATCATCCATTGAAGAAACGATCGAAAATGTCGCAAAAGTCACCCGTGAAGGAATGAAAAATGTAGACAGGGTGATCATAGAGATACTGGATCAACGCCACCGTCCTTCAGCAGAGAATTTTTAG
- a CDS encoding amidohydrolase: protein MGDVQRNDSIALINGVIYPMSSPGRAKALFAKNGIIQAIGSDKDILSLCDSKTTVLDIKGKFLMPGMTDTHSHLLATGRSLETLNLSGASSIEEMIDNSRRFLSESPIDEGQWFFARGWDQNHLAEKRFPNRYDLDKITKDIPLFFERSCGHIASLNSKALEILRIGKGFKISGGVVNSDENGEPTGVVSEAAVNWVRMNIPESSDETLIRWYKRATDEMIKLGITSVQTDDLGIVGNTDRIFRLYEQMELEDKMPLRIAEQWHLRDETELTTFIECGYHKRNGISYFASGPLKIHVDGTLGAKTAALREEYSDEPGNRGIYARSQGELDRLTAIAQEAGMQVAYYAIGDGAIDRCLNAVESAKRFFDKDSSISHRIVHCQVGAHDIYKRMADLGVMADIQPAFVTSDWPIVMSRLGAERARWSYAWKTLIQYGITVGAGSDSPTEPLDPMLGIRAAILRKDLSGLPEHGWLPSEKLDRVEAFSMYTKGGALICGEGDFRGTLEIGKAADIIAFMENPFKIDDHEIQNLTVGLTVVDGKIRYIR, encoded by the coding sequence ATGGGGGATGTACAGAGGAACGATTCAATTGCACTCATCAACGGCGTTATCTACCCGATGTCATCTCCTGGTCGGGCAAAGGCGCTGTTCGCAAAAAACGGGATCATTCAGGCAATAGGGAGCGACAAAGATATACTGTCGCTCTGTGACAGCAAGACAACAGTTCTGGACATCAAAGGAAAGTTCCTTATGCCCGGAATGACAGATACGCACAGCCATCTTCTTGCAACAGGCAGGAGCCTTGAAACACTTAACCTGTCCGGAGCTTCTTCGATCGAAGAAATGATAGACAATAGCCGCCGATTCCTTTCAGAGTCCCCGATAGATGAGGGACAGTGGTTTTTTGCACGTGGATGGGATCAGAATCACCTTGCAGAAAAAAGATTTCCCAACAGGTATGACCTGGACAAGATAACGAAAGATATTCCGCTTTTCTTTGAAAGATCGTGCGGACATATCGCTTCCCTTAATTCCAAAGCTCTCGAGATATTGAGGATAGGAAAGGGTTTCAAGATATCCGGGGGTGTAGTCAACTCGGATGAAAACGGAGAACCTACCGGAGTTGTCAGCGAGGCAGCGGTAAACTGGGTAAGGATGAATATCCCGGAATCTTCTGACGAGACACTGATAAGGTGGTACAAAAGAGCTACAGACGAAATGATCAAGCTCGGCATCACATCAGTACAGACAGATGACCTGGGTATAGTGGGAAATACTGACAGGATATTCAGACTATACGAACAGATGGAACTTGAAGATAAGATGCCCCTGCGAATAGCAGAACAGTGGCATCTGAGGGACGAAACAGAACTTACAACATTTATTGAGTGTGGCTATCACAAGAGAAACGGAATAAGCTATTTCGCTTCAGGTCCGCTGAAAATTCATGTTGACGGTACCCTGGGAGCTAAGACTGCTGCCCTAAGGGAAGAATATTCTGATGAACCCGGGAACAGGGGGATATACGCAAGATCGCAGGGAGAACTTGACCGCCTTACTGCAATTGCCCAGGAAGCCGGGATGCAGGTAGCCTACTATGCTATCGGTGACGGAGCAATAGACAGATGCCTAAACGCTGTTGAATCAGCAAAGAGATTTTTTGACAAAGACAGCTCGATATCACATAGGATAGTACACTGCCAGGTAGGAGCACATGACATTTATAAAAGGATGGCAGATTTGGGTGTTATGGCAGATATCCAGCCGGCATTTGTAACTTCCGACTGGCCAATTGTGATGTCCAGGCTTGGCGCTGAAAGAGCAAGATGGAGCTACGCATGGAAAACGCTGATACAGTACGGCATTACAGTAGGAGCAGGATCCGATTCACCCACCGAGCCGCTTGATCCGATGCTTGGAATAAGGGCAGCGATACTTAGAAAAGACCTTTCAGGCCTGCCGGAACACGGCTGGCTGCCATCCGAAAAGCTTGACAGGGTGGAAGCCTTTTCAATGTACACGAAAGGCGGCGCTTTAATATGCGGAGAGGGAGATTTCAGGGGAACGCTGGAGATTGGCAAAGCTGCAGATATCATAGCCTTCATGGAAAACCCGTTCAAGATCGATGACCATGAGATCCAGAACTTGACAGTCGGATTAACAGTCGTGGATGGAAAGATCCGCTATATTCGTTAG